The Sesamum indicum cultivar Zhongzhi No. 13 linkage group LG1, S_indicum_v1.0, whole genome shotgun sequence genome includes a window with the following:
- the LOC105171108 gene encoding LOW QUALITY PROTEIN: cysteine-rich repeat secretory protein 15 (The sequence of the model RefSeq protein was modified relative to this genomic sequence to represent the inferred CDS: deleted 2 bases in 1 codon), with translation MLAPSSLTLLLFILLITSIHGHLAQARIFIYASCSQDKYQPSSPYETNLNSLLSSIVSSSSQTLYNMFAVGNDTTSVPPDSAVYGLYQCRGDLKPRDCSTCIAGLIDQIELLSVHHTCPYTYGASLQLDGCFVTYVNTDFLGKLDDSLRFKKCSGNGGNDGEFLRRRDDVLADLQGAVGFRVAAAGAVEGYAQCLGDLEAADCSACLADAVMKVKSLCGSAAAGDVFLGQCYVRYWESGYYDSSSDSSNHDDVGKTVAIILGVVAGVAVLIVTLAFCKKALG, from the exons ATGCTGGCCCCGTCTTCTCTAACCCTATTGCTCTTCATCCTCTTGATCACTTCCATCCATGGCCATCTCGCCCAAGCCCGCATCTTCATATACGCCAGTTGCTCCCAAGATAAATACCAACCGAGTTCGCCCTATGAAACGAACCTCAACTCCCTACTCTCGTCCATCGTCAGCTCGTCTTCTCAAACACTTTACAACATGTTCGCTGTCGGGAATGACACGACGTCGGTTCCACCTGACAGTGCCGTTTACGGCTTGTACCAATGCCGGGGGGACCTGAAACCGAGGGATTGCTCCACATGCATAGCCGGTTTGATCGACCAAATAGAGTTGTTG TCCGTACACCACACCTGTCCGTACACCTACGGCGCGAGCCTGCAGCTCGACGGGTGCTTCGTGACGTACGTGAACACGGATTTCTTGGGGAAGTTGGACGACAGTTTGAGGTTCAAGAAGTGTAGTGGGAATGGCGGTAATGATGGTGAGTTCCTCAGGCGTAGAGATGACGTTCTTGCTGACTTGCAAGGGGCGGTGGGTTTTCGGGTCGCCGCCGCTGGGGCTGTCGAGGGTTACGCGCAGTGTCTGGGGGATTTGGAGGCGGCGGATTGTTCGGCATGCCTTGCTGATGCTGTTATGAAGGTGAAAAGTTTGTGCGGGTCGGCGGCGGCTGGGGACGTGTTCTTGGGGCAATGTTATGTGCGGTATTGGGAGTCTGGCTACTATGATTCTTCTTCAG ATTCCTCCAACCACGACGACGTGGGGAAGACAGTGGCCATAATCCTGGGAGTCGTGGCAGGGGTCGCGGTGCTGATTGTAACTCTAGCTTTTTGCAAAAAGGCCCTCG GTTGA
- the LOC105171100 gene encoding auxin-responsive protein SAUR36-like translates to MGRIRGFLLKHRVTTLFRRVFRRPSAFHRLDPPQGARVKPFSGLILWTHRLRTKAKSLLCRNLDPGRGYIRAGQEPVLEKPAPVPKGHMAVYVGQKDGDFQRILVPVVYFNHPLFGDLLKESEKEYGFNHSGGITIPCRISEFERVQTRIKAVQCNRKLLSWKRNRRSLTVS, encoded by the coding sequence ATGGGCAGGATACGAGGTTTCTTGCTCAAACACCGAGTCACCACACTTTTTCGGCGGGTTTTCCGGCGTCCTTCTGCTTTCCACCGCCTAGACCCACCTCAAGGCGCCCGTGTGAAACCCTTCTCCGGGCTCATTCTCTGGACTCACCGCCTCCGGACCAAAGCAAAGTCACTTCTGTGTAGGAATCTTGATCCGGGTCGAGGGTACATTCGTGCGGGGCAGGAGCCTGTTTTGGAGAAGCCCGCGCCTGTCCCGAAAGGGCACATGGCGGTTTACGTGGGTCAAAAAGATGGCGATTTTCAGAGGATTTTGGTGCCCGTTGTGTATTTCAATCACCCTTTGTTCGGGGATTTGCTGAAAGAGTCCGAAAAGGAGTACGGGTTCAATCATTCCGGAGGGATTACCATACCATGTCGGATCTCGGAGTTTGAGCGTGTCCAGACCCGGATCAAGGCAGTTCAGTGTAACCGGAAATTGCTGTCGTGGAAGAGAAACCGCAGGAGTTTGACTGTGTCTTGA
- the LOC105171088 gene encoding Golgi SNAP receptor complex member 1-2, producing MDVLQESGWEELRKEARKIEGDLDVKLSSYAKLGARFTQGGFVDAGSPTLGSSRSWKSMEMEIQSLLEKLLDINDSMSRCAASAGPATSVTQKLARHRDILHEFTQEFRRIKGNISSMREHAELLSSVRDDISEYKASGNGSPRMHLLRERAAIHGSISHIDDVISQAQATRAVLGSQRALFGDVQGKVKLLGDKFPVIRGLIGSIRRKRSRDTLILSAVIAACTLFLIIYWLSK from the exons ATGGATGTGTTGCAGGAATCGGGCTGGGAAGAGCTCCGGAAAGAGGCTCGGAAAATCGAAGGCGATCTAGATGTCAAGCTCTCGTCGTATGCTAAGCTCGGCGCGCGTTTCACGCAAGGAG GATTTGTCGATGCTGGTTCACCAACTCTTGGGTCCAGCAGGTCGTGGAAGTCTATGGAAATGGAGATTCAGTCATTGCTTGAGAAGTTGCTGGATATAAATGATTCAATGAGTCGGTGTGCTGCATCTGCAGGGCCTGCTACTTCGGTTACTCAAAAGCTTGCAAGGCATAGAGACATATTGCATGAGTTTACGCAG gaatttagaCGTATCAAGGGAAATATTAGCTCAATGAGGGAACATGCTGAACTTCTTAGTTCTGTTCGAGATGATATCAGTGAGTACAAG GCTTCTGGGAATGGGTCTCCAAGAATGCATTTGCTACGGGAAAGAGCTGCGATACATGGAAGCATATCTCAT ATTGATGATGTGATTAGTCAAGCTCAAGCGACCAGAGCTGTCTTGGGCTCTCAAAGGGCCTTGTTTGGAGATGTTCAAGGAAAAGTCAAGCTACTGGGTGACAAATTTCCGGTCATTCGTGGTCTAATTG GTTCTATCCGAAGAAAACGATCAAGGGACACTCTCATCCTCTCTGCAGTTATTGCTGCTTGTACACTTTTCCTCATCATCTATTGGCTTTCAAAGTGA